Within Inmirania thermothiophila, the genomic segment TCGGCGTGCGCTACGACGACGTGGACAAGGTGCCGGCGATCCTAGAGGACATCCGGCGCATGCTGCGCGAGCACCCCGAGATCGCGCAGGACCAGACCCTGATGGTGCACTTCAACCAGTTCGGACCCTCATCGCTGGACTTCTTCGTCTACTGCTTTACCCGGACCACGCAGTGGGTGCGCTACCACGAGGTCAAGGAGGACGTGCTGCTCCGGATCCACGACATCATCCGCCGCCACGGCGCCGAGGTGGCCTTCCCCACCACCACCGTGCACGTGCCCGAGCCGGTGGAGCTGGCCGGGCTCGGCCTTGGGGCGCAGCGGTGAGGCGCCGGCCCCGCATCGGCGTCGCCCTCGGCGGCGGGGCGGCCCGCGGCTGGTCCCACATCGGCGTCCTCGAGGCCCTCGCCGAGCGGGGCATCGTCCCCGACGTCGTCGCCGGGACCTCCATCGGCGCGCTGGTGGGGGGCGCCTTCGCCGCCGGCCAGCTGGAGCGGCTGCACCGCTGGGTGGAGACCCTGCGCTGGCAGGACGTGGTGGGCTATCTGGACCCGGCCTTCAACGGCGGCCTCATCGGCGGGCGGCGGCTGTTCGAGTTCTTCCGCCGCCACTTCGAGGACCGCCCCATCGAGGCGCTGGAGCGCCCCTTCGGGGCCACCGCCACCGACATCGAGAGCGGACGCGAGGTGTGGCTGCGCGAGGGCTCGCTGCTGGAGGCGGTGCGCGCCTCCATCGCCCTGCCGGGGCTGTTCACGCCGCTGGCGCGCGACGGGCGGCTGCTGGTGGACGGCGGGCTGGTGGATCCGGTGCCGGTCTCCCTCTGTCGGGCCCTCGGCGCCGACCTCGTCATCGCCGTGGACCTCAACGCCGACCTCATGCGCCGGCCGCCGCAGCGCCCGGCGGCGGAGGGGGACGACGAGGAGGAGGGCGAGACCGGGCGGCTGCGGGCGCTGCTGCGCCTCGGCGCCGAGGAGCTGCGGCGGCGCCTGCAGCGGGAGGATGGGCCGTCGCTGATCGACGTGGTCCTGCGCAGCATCCACATCATGCAGTACCGCATCACCCGCAGCCGCATGGCCGGGGATCCGCCGGACCTGCTGCTCGCCCCGCGCGTCGGCGGCATCGCGCTGATGGAGTTCCACCGCGCCGCCGAGGCGGTGGCGGCCGGGCGCGAGGCGGTGGACCGGGCCGGGGCGGCGATCGCGGACCTGCTGCGTCCGTGAGCGGCGGCGCCTACCTGCTGCGGCTGGAGCTTGCGGTGCCGGTGACCGTGGCGGTGGGACGGCTGGGGCGGCACAGGCTGCCGGCGGGCGGCTACGTCTATGCCGGCAGCGCCCGGGGCGGGCTCGCCGCGCGCGTCGCGCGGCACCGCCGGCTCGCCCTCGCCGGCGCGGGGCGGCGGCACTGGCACGTGGACGCGCTGCTGCTGCACCCGGCCTGCCGCTGGCACGAGCCGCTGCTCGTCCCGGAGGGCGACGAGTGCGCGCTGGTGCAGGCCCTGCTCGCGCGGGGCGGCTTCGCGGTGCCGGTGGCGGGCTTCGGCGCCAGCGACTGCCGCCGCGGCTGCCCCGCGCACCTGCTGCAAGCGGCGGGCGGCGTCGGCGATCTGCGTCTATAATGCCCCGCCTTCGGCACGACGCGGGGGACCGGCATGCACCTTTCGCGAGAGGCGCTGGAGGCGACGCTGGGCGGCGCCGAGCTCATCCACGACGCCGCCGCGGTGGAGGCGGCCTACGACCGCATGGCGGCGGAGATCCGCGAGCGCATCGGCGCGAGCGACCCGCTGGTGCTGTGCGTCATGATGGGGGGGCTGGTGCCGACGGCCAAGCTCATCGCCCGCTTCGACTTCCCCTACCGCCTCGACTACCTGCACGCGACCCGCTACCGCGGCGCCACCCGCGGCGGCGAGCTGCACTGGCTCGCCGAGCCGACGACCCCTCTCGCCGGGGAGACGGTGCTGGTGGTGGACGACATCTTCGACGAGGGCCTGACCCTGCGCGCCATCGTCGAGCACTGCCGCACCGCCGGCGCGGCGCAGGTCCTGACCGCGGTCCTGGTCAACAAGCGGCACGAGCGCAAGCACGGGATGCGGGTCGACTTCGTGGGGCTCGACGTCCCCGACCGCTACGTCTTCGGCGAGGGGATGGACTACCAGGGCTATCTGCGCGGGCTCGGCGGCATCCGCGCCATCGACGGGGGGCACTGAGCCGTGGCCGCGCTGGCGATCATCGGCGGCACCGGGCTGACGCGGCTTGCCGGCCTCGAGCTCACGGAGCGGCGGGTGGTGCACACCCGCTGGGGCAGCCCCTCCTCGGCGCTGCTCCTCGGGCGGCTGCACGGGCGCGAGGTGATCTTCCTCGCCCGCCACGGCGAGCGCCACACCATCCCGCCGCATCGGGTCAACTACCGCGCCAACATCCAGGCCCTGAAGGACGCGGGCGTGGAGCGGGTGCTGGCGGTGGCCGCCGTGGGCGGCATCCGCGGCGACCTCGCGCCGGGGCGGCTCGCGATCCCGGACCAGATCATCGACTACACCCACGGGCGGGCGCAGACCTTCTTCGAGGACGACCTGGAGGAGGTGGTCCACGTCGACTTCACCGAGCCCTACTGCGAGGCGCTGCGCCGACGCCTGATCGAGGCCGCCGAGGCCGCCGGCGTGCCCTTCAGCCCGCACGGGACCTACGCCGCCACCGAGGGCCCGCGCCTCGAGACCGCGGCCGAGATCGACCGCCTCGAGCGCGACGGCTGCCACATGGTGGGCATGACCGGGATGCCGGAGGCCGCCCTCGCCCGCGAGGCGGGCCTCTGCTACGCCGCCTGCGCGGTGGTCGCCAACTGGGCCGCGGGACGCGGCGAGGGGCCCATCGGCATGGACGAGATCCGCCGCAACCTCGAGACCGGCATGGGCCACGTGGGCCGGCTGCTTGAGGCGCTGATGCCGCGCCTGTAGACTCCGGTCCGTCGCCCGCCCCGCGGACGCGGGGCACCGACAGGGGGAGATCGCCGTGCTTCATGCCCAGCCGCGCGGGCTGCCCGTGCCGCGATGGGTCCTCCTGCTCTGGTTCGCCGTCGCCGGCGTCGCCGTCGTCGTCGGGGCGTGGCTGTGGTCGGAGCAGCGCCTGCGCGAGGAGACCGCCCACCAGCAGCACCACGCCGCGGGCGCCTACCAGGCCTACGTCTCCGGGCGCATCGGGCTGATGCATGCGCTCGCCCGCTCGATGGCGCTGGCCGAGCCCATGCGCGAGCTCGCCGCGCGGCCCACCGACCTGCGCGCGCGCATCCGCGCCGTCGCCTATCTGCAGCGCTTCGTGGCCACGGTGGGCGCCGAGGGGGCGGAACTGCTGACGGCGGACGGCCTCGTGCTCGCCTCCTCGGACCCGGAGCGGGTGCGGCCGGGCACCACCCATCCGCCCCGTCCCTATCTGCGGCGGGCGCTCGAGCACGGCCACGCCAACTGGATCGGCACCGAGGACGGCGGCGACGAGCTCGTCATCCACATGGCCACCGCCCTGGATGGCGGGTCGGGGAAGGCGGTGCTGGCGGTGCTGGAGTACCCGGTGGAGATGCTGTCCGGCGCCGAGCTGGCGGCCACCCACCCGGGCAGCGTGCTGGCCCTGCTGGACGAGTACGGGGTGGTCGCGGCGGGAACGGCGTCCAGCCTGCGCCTGCACACCCTCGGGACGCTGGACCCCACCGTGCGCGCGCGCATCCTCTCCGAGTCCCCCTACGGCGGGCGTCTGCCCGACCCGCTGGCGGTGCGCCGCCGCATCGAGCACGAGGGCGCGGTGATCCTCGAGCTCGCGCAGCGCCTGCCCGAGCTCGACGCCCTCCACGGCCACGACCACGGCGACGAGCCGGAGCACGGAGCCGAGCCCGGCGATGCGGAGGAGGCGCACGGCACGGACGGGGCACGGGCCGCCGAGGCGCACGACGATGCCGCCGCGGAGGGCGGCGGCGCGGCCGCAGGGGGCGGGGCGGACCATGGGCACCGGCTCGTGGTCTCGGCGGCGCCGGTCCCGGGCACGCGCTGGCAGACCCTCACCCTGCAGCCGGTGCCGGAGCGCTGGCCGCTCTTCGTCCAGAGCCTCGGCTTCGCGTTGCCGCTCTGGGGCGTGATCGTGCTCGGCACCCTCTACCTGGTGCAGCGCGCCCGCTACCTGCGCGAGCTCTACGAGCGCGCGATCCGCGATCCCCTCACGCGGCTCTACACACGCCTCTACATGGAAGAGGCGGTGAAGGTCCTCATCGAGGCCTGCGAGCGCCGGCGCCTCCAGGGCCTCGCCGTGGTCCTGTTCGACATCGACCACTTCAAGCGCGTCAACGACACCTGGGGCCACGCCGCGGGCGACGAGGTGCTCAAGGCCGTGGCGCGGGTCATCCTCGAGGACACGCGGCCCACCGATGTGCAGGTGCGACTCGGCGGCGAGGAGATGGTGGTGTGGCTGCCGGAGCCGAACCTCGAGGGTGCGGTGGCATGCGCCGAGCGGCTGCGTCGCCACGTGGAGCAGATGCGGATCGCGACGCCGCAGGGCGAGATCGCGGTCACCGTCAGCGCCGGGGTGGCGCTGCGGGCGCCGGGGGAGGACATGGAGGCGGCGATCCGGCGGGCCGACGAGGCCCTCTACCGGGCCAAGGCCGAGGGGCGGAACCGGGTCGTCGCGGCGCCTGCCCCCGCGGCCGGGTCGCAGGCCGCGGCCCCGGTATAATCGCCCGCCGGCCCATCGCCACGGAGCGGATCCATGTCCATGCTGGAGATCCAACGGCGCGGCGACGTCGCCGCGATCCGGCTCGCCCACGGCACCGTCAACGCCATCGGCCCGGCCCTCGTGGAGGCGCTGGAGCAGGCGCTGGACGGCTGCGTCGACGCCGGCGCCGTGATCCTCGCCGGCAACGAGAAGTTCTTCTCCATCGGTCTGGCGCTGCCGGAGCTGCTGGGGCTTGGGCGCGCCGAGATGGAGCCCTTCTGGATGCGCTTCTGCGCCCTCGTGCGCCGCCTCTACGCCTTTCCGCGGCCGACGGTGTGCGCCGTGACGGGGCACGCCACCGCGGGCGGGGCGGTGCTGGCGCTGGCCTGCGACTTTCGTGTCATGGCCGCGGGCCGGCGCCTGATCGGCCTCAACGAGGTCCGGCTGGGCCTGCCGGTGCCGCTGCTCGCCGACCTCGTGCTGCGCCAGGTGGCGGGCGATCGCCGCGCCACCGAGCTTCTCTACCACGGCGAGTTCCTGACCCCCGAGGCGGCGCGCGCCGCCGGGATCGTGGACGAGGTGGTGCCGGAGGTGGAGGGGGCGGTGGCCCGTGCGCACCAGCGCGCCGAGGCCCTCGCCGCGCTGCCCGCGGCGGCGCTGGCGCAGCTCAAGGCGCAGCGCACGGCGGGCGTGCTCGCCGCCTACGAGGCCGGCGGCGGCGCCGAGGCCGATCGCGCCTTCCTCGACTTCTGGTTCGAGCCGGCGGTGCAGGCGCGGCTCGCCGAGGCCGCGCAGCGCTTCTGAGGCGGCCCGTGCCCACCGAGCGGCGCCTGGCGCGCATCCGCGAGGTCCTGGCCCGGCGCCAGCCGGACCTCACGGTGGTCATGGACAACGTCCACAAGCCCCACAACCTCGCCGCCATCGCGCGCACCTGCGACGCCGTCGGCGTCCTCGAGGTGCACGCCATCTGCCGCGAGGGCCCGGTCAGCCTCAGCCGCAAGGTGGCCATGGGCACCCACAAGTGGGTGCCGGTACGCAGCCACCGCAGCGTGGCCGAGGCCTACGCGGCGCTGCGCGGCGCAGGCTTCGCCATCCTCGCCGCCGATCTCTCGGCGGATGCGCGCGACTACCGCGAGGTGGACTACACCCGGCCCACCGCGATCGTGGTGGGGGCCGAGCTCGACGGCATCTCCGAGGAGGCCTCGCGCGGGGCCGACGGGCGCATCGTCATCCCCCTCCACGGCATGGCCGCCTCCCTCAACGTCTCCGTGGCCACCGCGGTGATCCTCTACGAGGCCCTGCGCCAGCGCGAGGCGGCGGGTCTCTACGACGCCCCCCGGCTCGATCCCGCGCTGCATCAGCGCCTCCTGGTGGAGTGGGCCTATCCGCAGGTGGCGGCCTGGTGCCGGCGCACCGGGCGTCCCTATCCCGCCCTGGACGAGGCCGGGCGCCTGCCGGACGGCTTCCTCAGCGCGATGGAGGCGCCGGAGGAGGGCTGACGGCGCCCGCCGCCGGGACCTCCGGGGGCGGCAGGGGGCGGTCCTCGGCGCGGACCTGGAGCAGGATCCCGAAGCGGGGGTGGTCGAAGTAGTGCAGCTCGCCGATGCGCACGCGCCGTGCCTCGCGGATGCGCATGCGCTCCCGCGCCGGCACCGCGAGGAGCCCGGCGAGGGGGTCGTCGGCGGCGAGGGGCGGCAGCAGGGGCTGCGCCGGGACCGGCTCGGTGAGGAGGAGGTCCACGCCGGCGACGAGGTAGAGGCCGGTGGCGTCGATGCGCACCGTGCCGAGGAGCTCGGGGCCGTCCCCGGCGACGGACTCCGCCGCCGCCTCGCCCGTGGCGGGACCGCCCGGGGCCGCCTGCGCGAGCGCCTCGGCCGGCGCCTCCGGGGCCGCGGGCGGCGGCCAGGCGATGCGCACGGGGTCCGTGACCTCGCGCCGCTGCGCCCAGCCGGTGTGGAGGAGGACGCGGTAGCCCGGGGCCGCTGCCAGGCGCGCGGCCAGAGGGGCGAGGGCGAGGCCGTCGCCGGGCAGGGGTTCGAGATCCACCGGCGCGCCATCCCCCGCCGCGGGGGGTGCCGCCTCGGGCACGCCGGCGCCGTCCTCGGCCGCGGGCGGCGCCCCCTCGGGCACGCTGCGGGCGCCGTCGAGATCGGGCATCCCCGGATCGGCCGCCCAGCGCTCGCCGCCCTCGATGCGGTCGCGGGCGAAGACCACCACCTCCACCTGGTACCACCGCTCGGTGGGGACCTCCTGGGCCGGTGCCGCGGGCGCCAGCGCAAGCGCGAACAGGAGGGCGAGGGCCGCGCGCATCAGGCCGCCTCCGCGAGGGCGAGCCGCCCCAGCAGCGACTCCACCAGGGCGAAGCGCGCCTCGGGGTCGGGCAGCTCGGCCTGGAAGCGCAGCCGCTCCTGCCCCTCCAGGCGGTAGCGGCCGGGTTCGCCCTGCACCAGCTGGACCAGCTTCAGGGGGTCGATGCGCGGCGCGGGACCGAACTCGATGCGCCCGCCGCGGGGGCCGGCCTCGATGCGGGCGATGCCCATGGCCTCGGCGCGGCGGCGCAGCCGCGTCAGGCGGAAGAGGTTCTTGACCTCGGGCGGCAGCAGCCCGAAGCGGTCCACCATCTCCACCTCCAGGGCGTGCAGGGCCGCCTCGTCGGCGGCGCCGGCGATGCGCTTGTAGAGGACGAGGCGGGTGTGGACGTCGGGGAGGTAGTCCTCCGGGATCACCGCCGGCACGCGCAGCTCCACCTCGGGGCCGCGGCCGCCCCCCTCCAGCAGCTCGGGCTCGCGGCCGGCCTTGAGGGCGGCGACGGCGCGCGCCAGCATGTCCATGTAGAGGCTGTAGCCCACCTCCTGGATCTGGCCGCTCTGCTCCTCGCCCAGGAGCTCTCCGGCGCCGCGGATCTCCAGGTCGTGGTTGGCGAGGAGGAAGCCCGAGCCCAGCGCCTCCAGCGACTCGATGGCCTCCAGGCGCTTGACCGCGTCGGCGGTCATGGCCGCGCGCGGCGGCACCAGCAGGTAGGCGTAGGCGCGGTGGTGGGAGCGGCCGACGCGGCCGCGCAGCTGGTGCAGCTGCGCCAGGCCGAGGCGGTCGGCACGGTCGATGAGGATGGTGTTGGCGCGCGGGATGTCGATGCCGCTCTCGATGATGGTGGTGCAGACCAGGACGTCGAAGCGGTGGTGGTGGAAGTCCACCATGATGGTCTCGAGCTCACGCTCGCGCATCTGCCCGTGGGCGATGCGCAGCCTCGCCTCGGGCACCAGGGCCTGGACCCGCCGGGCCACCCCCTCGATGCTCTCGACGCGGTTGTGGACGAAGTAGACCTGGCCGCCGCGGTGGAGCTCGCGGCGGATCGCCTCGGCGACGAGGGTGTCCTTCCACTCGGTGACGAAGGTCTGCACCGCGAGCCGGTTCACCGGCGGGGTGGTGATGATGGAGAGGTCGCGCAGCCCCGAGAGGGCGAGGTTGAGGGTGCGCGGGATCGGCGTCGCCGTGAGCGTGAGCACGTCCACCTCGGCGCGCAGGGCCTTGAAGCGCTCCTTCTGACGCACGCCGAAGCGGTGCTCCTCGTCGATGATGACGAGGCCGAGGTTGCGGAAGCGGACGCTGCGCTCGAGCAGCTTGTGGGTGCCGATGACGATGTCCACCCGGCCCTCGGCCAGCGCATCCAGCACCCGCGCGGTTTCGCGGCCGCTGCGGAAGCGCGACAGCACCTCGATGCGCACCGGCCAGTCGGCGAAGCGGTCGCAGAAGTTGAGGTAGTGCTGCTGGGCCAGCAGGGTCGTCGGCACCAGCATCGCCACCTGCCGCCCCGCCTGCACGGCGACGAAAGCGGCGCGCATGGCGACCTCGGTCTTGCCGAAGCCCACGTCGCCGCAGACCACCCGGTCCATGGGGGTGGGCGAGCGCAGGTCGGCGAGCACCGCGTCGATCGCCGCCGCCTGGTCCGGCGTCTCCTCGAAGGGGAAGGCGGCGCAGAAGGCGGCGTAGTCGGGTCCCGGGTCGGTCACCGGGGGGATCTCGCTGGCGGCGCGCCGGGCGTAGATCTCGAGCAGCTCGGCGGCGACGTCGCGCACCTTCTGCGCCGCCCGCCGCCGCGCCCGTTTCCACTGCTCGCCGCCGAGCCGGTGCAGGGGCGCGTTCTCCGGCGCCGCGCCGGTGTAGCGGCTGACCAGGTGCAGCGAGGTGACGGGGACGTAGAGGCGGTCGCCGCCGGCGTACTCGATGACCAGGTACTCGCCCTCGATGCCGCCGGCCTGCATCCGCTCGAGCCCCTGATAGCGGCCGACACCGTGGTCCTCGTGCACCACCGGGGTGCCCGGGCGCAGCTCCGCCAGGTCCCGCACCACCGCCTCGGGGTCGCGCGCGGCGCGGCGCCGGCGGGGGCGCGGCTGCGCCGCCCGCTCGCCGAAGAGCTGCCGCTCCGTGATCACGGCGAGGGCGGGCTCGTCCGCCACCAGCCCCTCCTCCAGCGGCGCCACCGCCAGCGCGCAACGGACCTCGCCGTCGCGGAACGCCGCCCAGCCGTCCACCGGCACGGTCTCGATCCCGTGCCCGCGGAGCTGCGCCCGCAGCACCTCGCGCCGGCCCGGCGAGTCGGCGGCGAAGAGCACCCGCCCGGGGAAGCCCTCGAGGAAGGCGCGCAGGGCGCGGGCGGGGTCGGCGGCGCGCGGCTCGAGCCGCACCGCGGGCGGCGGCCGCGTGGCGAAGCGCACGGCGTCGTCGGCGAGCCCGCCGAGCTCGATGCGCGGATGGAGCGCGAGCCGCGCGGTGAGGCCGCCGGGGCTCAGGTAGAGGTGCTCCGGCGCGAGCGGCGGCCACTCCGGGTCGGCGGCACGCAGCGCGTGGCGGGCGCCGATGTCGGCCCAGAGGCGGTCGGCCGCCTCCGCGAGCCCCGCCGGCGTGACCACCGGCGCCTCCGCCGGCAGATAGTCGAACAGGGTCGCCGTCTCCTCGAAGAAGAGGGGCAGGTAGTGCTCGATGCCCTGGGGCAGGCGCCCGGCGCTGACCTCGCGGTAGACCCGGCTGCGGGTGGGATCGGCGTCGATGAGGGCGCGGTGGCGCTGGCGGAAGCGCGTGATGGCGACGTCGTCGGCCGGGAACTCCCGCGCCGGCAGCAGCCGCACCCGCTCCACCCGATCCAGCGAGCGCTGGCTGTCGGGGTCGAAGGTGCGGATCGACTCGATCTCCTCGTCGAAGAGGTCGATGCGATAGGGCAGCTCGCTGCCCATGGGGAAGAGGTCGAGGATGGAGCCGCGCACGGCCATCTCGCCGTGCTCGGTCACCTGGGGCACGACGCGGTAGCCCGCGGCGGCCAGCCGCGCCCTGGCCGCGCCCAGCGACAGGCGCTGTCCGGTCTCCACGAGCAGGCTGTGGGCGGCGACGTAGTCCGGCGGCGGGGTGCGCAGGATGGCCGCCGTCAGCCCGGCGAGGACGATGCCGCGCCCGAGCCCGGGCAGCCTCGCGAGGACCTCGAGCCGGCGCGAGACCACCTCCGGCGCCGGGGAGAAGGCGTCGTAGGGCAGGGTCTCCCAGTCCGGGTAGACCAGCAGCGGCAGCGACGCGTCGCAGAAGACCGCGAGCTCGGCCTCGAGCCGCTGCAGCTCCGCACCGTCCGGCGCCAGCACCAGCAGCGGGGCGTCGGCCCGGCGGGCCGCCGAGGCGAGCGCGAGTGCCGCGGCGCTGCCGTGCAGGCCGCCCCAGACGACGCGCCCCGCGGACCCGCGCGGCAGGACCGGGTCGAGGATGCTCACGTGCTCGCGGGCCATGGGGGGCGCATTGTAGCCGCTTGCACCCCGCGGCGCAGGCGGGGCCGCCGTCAGACCAGACCGTGGAAGGGCTGCACCGTGACCTCGTCGCCCGGCTCCACGCCCTCGCTCCCCGCGGGCAGGACGATGAAGCAGTTGGCCGCGGCCATGGAGCTCAGAATCCCCGAGCCCTGGGGCCCGGTGCTGCGCACCACCCAGCGCCCCTCGGCGTCGGTCTCGAGGATGCCGCGCTGGAACTCGGTGCGGCCGCGGCCCTTGCGCAGCCGCGACACGCACGGCACGCGCAGCTCCGGCGGCCGCGTCACCCGCGCCCCCGCCATGCGCCAGAGCGCCGGCTGCACGAACTGGTAGAAGGTCACCATCACCGAGACCGGGTTGCCGGGCAGGCCGAAGAACCAGGCCCCGCCCAGGCGTCCGAAGGCGAGGGGCTTGCCCGGCTTCATGGCGATGCGCCACATGCGCACCTCGCCCAGCGCGTCCAGGGTCTGCTTGACGTAGTCGGCCTCGCCCACGGAGACGCCGCCGGAGGTGATCACCACGTCGGCCTGGGCGGCGGCCTCGGAGAAGGCCTCGCGCATGGCCTCGGGGTCGTCGCGGATGACCCCGAGGTCGAGCAGCTCCACCCCCAGCCGGCGCAGCATGCCGTAGAGGCTGTAGCGGTTGCTGTCGTAGACGTCGCCGAGGCCCAGCGGCTCGCCGATGCCGCGCAGCTCGTCGCCGGTGGAGAAGAAGGCCACCCGCACCCGCCGCAGCACCGGCACCTCGGCGAGGCCCACCGAGGCGGCCACCCCCAGCTCGGCGGGACGGAAGACGGTGCCGGCGCCGATCACGACCCCGCCGCGGGCGAGGTCCTCGCCGGCATGGCGGACGTTCTCGCCGGGCTCGTGGCCGGGGCCGAGGATGACCGTCTCCCCCTCGCGCCGCACCGCCTCCTGCATCACCACGGTGTCGGCGCCCTCGGGCATCACCGCCCCGGTCATGATCCGCACCGCCTCGCCGGGACCCACGACGCCGTCGAAGGGGGCGCCGGCGAGCGCCGTCCCCACCACGCGCAGGGCCCTCTCCCCCTCGGCGGGCAGGTCTGCGCCGCGCACGGCGTAGCCGTCCATGGCCGAGTTGGTGTGGGCGGGCACGTCGATGGGGGAGAGGATGTCGCGCGCGGCGACGCGGCCGAGGGCGTCGCGCAGGGCGACCCGCTCCACCGTGGTCACCGGCGTGACCTGCTCGAGGATGCGCCGGCGGGCCTCCTCCACCGGGAGCAGCCCGCCGGGCGCGGGCCCGGCACAGCAGTCGTGCGATCCGGTCGCATGCTCGCTCATGGGGTCACTCCATTCGTTCTTTCAAGATGTTGCACGCCTTTCCTGAAGAATGGCCTTCGGATCCGGCAGGAACCGCCCGCAGATGAACTCGGCGATCGCCTCGGGGCGGTTGAGGTCCAGGACCGGCACCGGCACCGCCCGCTGCGGGGGGGCGTCGGTGGCGAGCGCGATCACGGTCTCGTCCTCGAGGCAGAGCAGCGGCCGCCCGAGGACCGGGCGGTGCAGCTCGATCTTGGGGAAGCGCCCGTGCTTGAACCCCTCCACCAGGACCAGGTCGAGGCGGTGGCGGTCGAGGCGCTCGAGCAGCGCATCCAGGGGCGGCTCCCCGGTGTCGCCCATCTCCGTGACCAGGGCCCAGCGGTGGCGCGAGGCCACCAGCACCTGCTCGGCCCCCGCCTTGCGCACCTCGTAGCTGTCCTTGCCCGGATAGTCGATCTCGAAGTCGTGGTGGGCGTGCTTGACCACGCCGAGGCGCAGGCCGCGACGCTTGAGCAGCGGCACCAGCCGCACCAGCAGGGTGGTCTTGCCGGTGCCGCTGTAGGCGGCGATGCCGAGCACGGGGGCGGTCACGGGCGCCCCCCCGCGCCCACGCGGGCGGCGAGCTCGGCGAGCTGCTCGGGCTCGTTGGCGTTCATGAAGGCCTCGGGCCGGTCGGAGAAGTCCACCTCGACGGTGCGGTGGCGAGGATACCAGAGGTCGATCTTGCGGTCGCCGGCGGCCAGATAGGCCTCGAGGCTCGGCAGGAGCTCGCGGCGCAGGAGGGCGAACACCGGCTGCAGGCGCCGCCCGTCGTGGGCCACCGCGATCTCGGCCCCGGCCGCCTCGAGGGCGGCGCGCAGCCGGGCCACGAGGTCCGGCGGCACCAGCGGCGAGTCGCAGGGCACGGTGGCCACCAGCGGCGTGGTCGCCGCCGCGAGGGCGGCGGCGAAGCCGGCGAGGGGCCCCTGGAAGCCCGCGAGGGCGTCGCCCACCACCGGCACACCCAGGGCCTCGTAGGCCTCGCGGTTGCGGTTGGCGTTGATGAGCAGCGCCTCGCACTGCGGGCGCAGGGCGTCGAGGATGTGGGCCGCGAGGGGGCGCCCGGCGAGCTCCAGGAGGCCCTTGTCGCGCCCCCCCATGCGCCGCCCCCGTCCGCCGGCGAGCACGGCGCCGGTGACGCCGGCGGCGCTCACGGACCGCCCCCGGGACGGGCCAGCCCCGGTCCGCTGCGCGGGCCCTGCAGCGGCAGCTCCCGCAGCCGCCCGCCCTCCAGCAGCAGGTGGCGGTCGGCGAGCCGGGACACGGCGCGGGGCTCGTGGCTGGTGACGACGAGCCCGATGCCCTCCAAGCGGAGACGGCGCAGCAGGAAGTAGGTCTGCTCGCGGGCCTCGCCGTCGAGGTTCGCGGTGGGCTCGTCGAGGAGGAGGTAGCGCGGGGCGAGCACGCGGGCGCGGGTCAGGGCCACGCGCTGCTGCTCGCCGCCGGAGAGGCGCCGCGCATCGCGCCCGGCGAGATGGGCGATGCCCGCCCAGGCCAGCGCCTCCGCCACCCGCGCCGCCACCTCGGGGGCGGGAACCCCCTGCCGGCGCAGCCCGTAGGCGACGTTGTCGGCGACGGTGCCACGGAAGAGATAGGGCGCCTGATGGCAGTAGACGACGTCGCGGCGCAGCCGCGCCGCCGCCCGCGGCCAGCGCAGCGACGCCCCGTCCGCCAGCAGCAGCCCCTCGTCCGGGGGCAGGAGGCCCGCGAGGATGCGCAGCAGCGTCGTCTTGCCGGCGCCGTTGGCGCCGCTCAGGTAGAGACAGGCGCCGCGCTCCAGCTGCAGCCGCTCGATGTCGAGCAGCAGCCGCCCGTGCAGGCGCAGGCGCAGGCCGCGCAGCTCCAGGCCGCTCACGCGCCGAGCTCCCCGTGCCCCTGGAGGCGGGTGACGGCGAGGTTGAGGGAGAGGGCGAGCACCATCAGCACCAG encodes:
- the glp gene encoding gephyrin-like molybdotransferase Glp produces the protein MSEHATGSHDCCAGPAPGGLLPVEEARRRILEQVTPVTTVERVALRDALGRVAARDILSPIDVPAHTNSAMDGYAVRGADLPAEGERALRVVGTALAGAPFDGVVGPGEAVRIMTGAVMPEGADTVVMQEAVRREGETVILGPGHEPGENVRHAGEDLARGGVVIGAGTVFRPAELGVAASVGLAEVPVLRRVRVAFFSTGDELRGIGEPLGLGDVYDSNRYSLYGMLRRLGVELLDLGVIRDDPEAMREAFSEAAAQADVVITSGGVSVGEADYVKQTLDALGEVRMWRIAMKPGKPLAFGRLGGAWFFGLPGNPVSVMVTFYQFVQPALWRMAGARVTRPPELRVPCVSRLRKGRGRTEFQRGILETDAEGRWVVRSTGPQGSGILSSMAAANCFIVLPAGSEGVEPGDEVTVQPFHGLV
- the mobB gene encoding molybdopterin-guanine dinucleotide biosynthesis protein MobB — its product is MTAPVLGIAAYSGTGKTTLLVRLVPLLKRRGLRLGVVKHAHHDFEIDYPGKDSYEVRKAGAEQVLVASRHRWALVTEMGDTGEPPLDALLERLDRHRLDLVLVEGFKHGRFPKIELHRPVLGRPLLCLEDETVIALATDAPPQRAVPVPVLDLNRPEAIAEFICGRFLPDPKAILQERRATS
- the mfd gene encoding transcription-repair coupling factor, producing MAREHVSILDPVLPRGSAGRVVWGGLHGSAAALALASAARRADAPLLVLAPDGAELQRLEAELAVFCDASLPLLVYPDWETLPYDAFSPAPEVVSRRLEVLARLPGLGRGIVLAGLTAAILRTPPPDYVAAHSLLVETGQRLSLGAARARLAAAGYRVVPQVTEHGEMAVRGSILDLFPMGSELPYRIDLFDEEIESIRTFDPDSQRSLDRVERVRLLPAREFPADDVAITRFRQRHRALIDADPTRSRVYREVSAGRLPQGIEHYLPLFFEETATLFDYLPAEAPVVTPAGLAEAADRLWADIGARHALRAADPEWPPLAPEHLYLSPGGLTARLALHPRIELGGLADDAVRFATRPPPAVRLEPRAADPARALRAFLEGFPGRVLFAADSPGRREVLRAQLRGHGIETVPVDGWAAFRDGEVRCALAVAPLEEGLVADEPALAVITERQLFGERAAQPRPRRRRAARDPEAVVRDLAELRPGTPVVHEDHGVGRYQGLERMQAGGIEGEYLVIEYAGGDRLYVPVTSLHLVSRYTGAAPENAPLHRLGGEQWKRARRRAAQKVRDVAAELLEIYARRAASEIPPVTDPGPDYAAFCAAFPFEETPDQAAAIDAVLADLRSPTPMDRVVCGDVGFGKTEVAMRAAFVAVQAGRQVAMLVPTTLLAQQHYLNFCDRFADWPVRIEVLSRFRSGRETARVLDALAEGRVDIVIGTHKLLERSVRFRNLGLVIIDEEHRFGVRQKERFKALRAEVDVLTLTATPIPRTLNLALSGLRDLSIITTPPVNRLAVQTFVTEWKDTLVAEAIRRELHRGGQVYFVHNRVESIEGVARRVQALVPEARLRIAHGQMRERELETIMVDFHHHRFDVLVCTTIIESGIDIPRANTILIDRADRLGLAQLHQLRGRVGRSHHRAYAYLLVPPRAAMTADAVKRLEAIESLEALGSGFLLANHDLEIRGAGELLGEEQSGQIQEVGYSLYMDMLARAVAALKAGREPELLEGGGRGPEVELRVPAVIPEDYLPDVHTRLVLYKRIAGAADEAALHALEVEMVDRFGLLPPEVKNLFRLTRLRRRAEAMGIARIEAGPRGGRIEFGPAPRIDPLKLVQLVQGEPGRYRLEGQERLRFQAELPDPEARFALVESLLGRLALAEAA
- a CDS encoding CsiV family protein, yielding MRAALALLFALALAPAAPAQEVPTERWYQVEVVVFARDRIEGGERWAADPGMPDLDGARSVPEGAPPAAEDGAGVPEAAPPAAGDGAPVDLEPLPGDGLALAPLAARLAAAPGYRVLLHTGWAQRREVTDPVRIAWPPPAAPEAPAEALAQAAPGGPATGEAAAESVAGDGPELLGTVRIDATGLYLVAGVDLLLTEPVPAQPLLPPLAADDPLAGLLAVPARERMRIREARRVRIGELHYFDHPRFGILLQVRAEDRPLPPPEVPAAGAVSPPPAPPSR